Genomic DNA from Gimesia aquarii:
TGACGCGGGCGTGTTGATCACCGGCGAAAGCGGCACCGGTAAGGAACTGGTCTCGCGGTCCATCCATGCACATTCGCGCCGGGCAAACAATCCATTTATAGCGATCAATTGCGCTGCTCTCTCGGAATCTCTGTTAGAGAGTGAATTGTTCGGTCACGTCAAAGGGGCGTTCACGGATGCCCGTAGTGAACGCCGCGGATTGTTCCTGGAAGCAAACGGCGGCACCTTGCTGCTTGATGAAATGGGCGAAATGCCAATGTCGATGCAGGTCAAACTGTTGCGAACATTAGAAGAACGCGTGCTGCGACCAGTTGGATCAGACAAGGAAACACCGTTTGATGTCCGTGTGATTTGTGCTACCAATCGCGATCTTGAAGCGGCGGTTGCCGACGAACGATTTCGGGAAGACCTGTACTACCGCATTAACGTTATTGGATTGCACTTGCCACCGCTTCGCTCACGCGGAACTGATATTTTACGCTTGGCAGAGCACTTTCTCAAACAGTTTTCTACAACCGAAAACAAACACGCAACGGATCTGGCAGAGGGAGTGGCAGAGAAGTTAATCAAGTATCACTGGCCTGGAAACATTCGCGAATTACGTAACGTGATGGAACGCGCAGTCGCATTAACACGGCACGATAAGATTACCATCGCCGATTTGCCTCAAAAAATCACGAACTATCATAGCAATCAAATCCTGATTGATGGTCTCGATCCAAACGAACTCGTCTCACTGGAAGATCTTGAACGCCGCTACATCACCCATGTGCTGGAAGCCACCGGAGGGAATCAAACCCAAGCCGCACGCATCCTCGGCCTCGACCGAAAAACGATCTACCGCAAACTCAAACAGAACGATTCCGAATAACGTAACTCTACTTTCGTTAAAACCCGTTGGTTTTCACAGATTTCACGGAGAAGAAGTCGTAATCCCAAAGTATTTCACCGTGTCGTTTGAGAAATTCATTCCACGAGTCGGAAGTACAACCTGGGCCAGATTTAATACCTCGTATGGTCAATTTATTCAGCCACGCGATAAGCTCTTTAACGATTTGGCTTTCTACTGAGTTGATATCATCCATTCTCGGCCGAATCATATCCTTCGCTGGAAGAATAGAAGAAATTCATGCTGGATTTCTCTGGTGTGTGCCGTTCGGTTCAAAAAGTGTCTAGATATCAAAATCGTTTCAGAAAATACTTTGTGATGGATTCCAGTTATACAAAACTGTCGCACGTAGTGATTCACTGTCAGAAGTCACAAAATATCAGCCAATCGCGCAACACGAAGCCTGTGGTTGAATTATTGAAAGTTTGCCCTCGATCACTTCTAGTCACTTTCTGCTCAAACAATCTCCCAAGTCACCCATGTGTGAATTTCCCTGGACTTCATCTGGAAGCTCTCGAATCAGTGGAGATGGTCTTGTGCCGTATTTCTTCATTGATCAGCAAATAATCACCGGGCTCACTTGCGCTCTTGTCTTCTAAAAAAGTTCCCATCTTCATCTTGACCTGTCCCTGCCGTTTTCGAAACTCTTGATTTCTGCGTCGCGCGCGCGAGGCAGTGAAATTTCGCCGATGAAGTTCTGCCCCCCTACACTTCTCAGCACTATAAAAACCCTTGGAAAGAGACCAATTTTTGAAACGGCCAACAAAACCACTTCAGGATGTGCAGTATGGATGACTCCGTTTCGGATCATTTTCAACAAAAAATAACAAGTTTTAAGGTGTCGTTTTACCATATCCGAGACAAAACTGCGCAAATCTGTTTTCCGAGATCGTGATGAAATCAAGACAAATACCGAGTCAACCAAAATCCAATAATCTACAATCACAGACGCATCCCTAACAACGAGACAACACTTACATCATCCAGAATAATTAGCGCTGGAAAAGCATCGCAAGAAATATCTCAGACAAAAATAAACGCGCACAGCTCCCGCCT
This window encodes:
- a CDS encoding sigma-54-dependent transcriptional regulator codes for the protein MNENSDKPRILVIDDEQSMCELIETDLRLRGLHVDWFTDAAKAITAIDQDNYDVVLTDIRMPGTTGLQLCQQLTEFRPDIPVVLMTAFGSLETAVSAIRAGAYDFITKPIEMDLLAITVRRAIDHRRLTEQVRLLKESNQPVRSFGDMIGSSPAMQALYDQLEQVAGSDAGVLITGESGTGKELVSRSIHAHSRRANNPFIAINCAALSESLLESELFGHVKGAFTDARSERRGLFLEANGGTLLLDEMGEMPMSMQVKLLRTLEERVLRPVGSDKETPFDVRVICATNRDLEAAVADERFREDLYYRINVIGLHLPPLRSRGTDILRLAEHFLKQFSTTENKHATDLAEGVAEKLIKYHWPGNIRELRNVMERAVALTRHDKITIADLPQKITNYHSNQILIDGLDPNELVSLEDLERRYITHVLEATGGNQTQAARILGLDRKTIYRKLKQNDSE